The following are encoded in a window of Deinococcus budaensis genomic DNA:
- the sufD gene encoding Fe-S cluster assembly protein SufD yields the protein MTQPFTEELLDQVGGPAWLTAKRRESLDLFNTLEVPSEAVEAWKYTRVEVDFGQLRPHAKRSRVGDVSQLPASVQKRLEGTDVGAFLVLDGPDVVYQTHLPSDLRDKGVIFTDLRTAVEQHADKVQQYLYSVVPAEVPDDTTIAAPGTTPSKSPDPSEGKFSALAAALWTNGAFVYVPRGVEVELPLGSFRVMSEAGTYTATRTLVVAEENAQVTFIDEQDSEELPGTYAIGAVELVVKDGARVRYVSIQNWGKGVTHIQRQRGDVHRDATLNSLVVTMGGTLSRTEMQSYLRGQGSDSEMLALYFANEDQHFDHYTLQHHAAAHAHSDLLYKGVGDDRSVGVFSGMIKVDLGAQKTDAYQKHRTLMLSSDARNYSVPQLEINANDVRCSHGSTTGPVDQEQLFFLRSRGIRQELAEKMLVTAFLEDVLTRVPLGSVVDYIEGIIAQKVGAA from the coding sequence ATGACCCAACCCTTTACCGAAGAATTGCTCGATCAGGTGGGCGGCCCCGCGTGGCTGACCGCCAAACGCCGCGAATCGCTCGACCTCTTCAACACGCTCGAAGTGCCCTCCGAGGCCGTGGAAGCCTGGAAATACACCCGCGTCGAGGTGGACTTCGGCCAGCTGCGGCCCCACGCCAAGCGCAGCCGCGTGGGCGACGTCTCGCAGCTGCCGGCCAGCGTGCAAAAGCGCCTTGAGGGCACCGACGTGGGCGCCTTCCTGGTGCTCGACGGTCCGGACGTGGTGTACCAGACGCACCTGCCCAGTGACCTGCGCGACAAGGGCGTGATCTTCACCGACCTGCGGACGGCGGTCGAGCAGCACGCCGACAAGGTGCAGCAGTACCTCTACTCGGTGGTTCCGGCGGAGGTCCCCGACGACACCACCATCGCCGCGCCCGGCACCACGCCCAGCAAGTCCCCCGACCCCTCCGAGGGCAAGTTCAGCGCGCTCGCGGCAGCCCTCTGGACCAACGGCGCCTTCGTGTACGTGCCGCGCGGGGTGGAAGTCGAGCTGCCGCTGGGGTCCTTCCGCGTGATGAGCGAGGCGGGCACCTACACGGCGACCCGCACCCTGGTCGTGGCTGAGGAAAACGCGCAGGTCACCTTCATCGACGAGCAGGACAGCGAGGAACTGCCCGGCACCTACGCCATCGGCGCGGTCGAGCTGGTCGTGAAGGACGGCGCCCGCGTGCGCTACGTCTCTATTCAGAACTGGGGCAAGGGAGTCACGCACATCCAGCGCCAGCGCGGCGACGTTCACCGGGACGCGACCCTGAACAGCCTGGTCGTGACGATGGGCGGCACCCTCAGCCGCACCGAGATGCAGTCGTACCTGCGCGGGCAGGGCAGCGATTCCGAGATGCTGGCGCTGTACTTCGCCAACGAGGACCAGCACTTCGACCACTACACGCTCCAGCACCACGCCGCCGCGCACGCGCACTCGGACCTGCTGTACAAGGGCGTGGGCGACGACCGCAGCGTGGGCGTGTTCAGCGGCATGATCAAGGTGGACCTCGGCGCCCAGAAGACGGACGCCTACCAGAAGCACCGCACGCTGATGCTGTCCAGTGACGCGCGCAACTACTCGGTGCCGCAGCTGGAGATCAACGCCAACGACGTGCGCTGCTCGCACGGCTCGACGACCGGCCCGGTCGATCAGGAGCAGCTCTTTTTCCTGCGCTCGCGCGGCATCCGCCAGGAACTCGCGGAGAAGATGCTCGTCACCGCCTTTCTGGAAGACGTGCTGACGCGCGTGCCGCTGGGGAGCGTGGTGGACTACATCGAGGGCATCATCGCCCAGAAGGTCGGGGCGGCGTAA
- the sufB gene encoding Fe-S cluster assembly protein SufB, producing the protein MTINPEVGDINSSYEYGWSNPERYAIKAPKGLSREVVEMISKAKDEPQWMLDFRLKALDIFLAKPMPTWGADLSGLDLDEIYYYIKPEGFNARSWDDVPDDVKKTFERLGIPEAERAALAGVGAQYESEMVYHNLKEEWEKLGVVFLSIEDGLKQYPDLFREHFATIVPPEDNKFAAINSAVWSGGSFVYVPKGVKVDIPLQTYFRINAESSGQFERTLIIIDEGAQAHYIEGCTAPAYNSDSFHSGVIEIVVKEGARFRYSTIQNWSHNVYNLVTQRAAVYQGGVMEWVDGNLGSKVTMKYPACYLLEEGARGEVLSIAMAGRGQHQDAGAKIVHFAPYTSGSIVSKSISKDSGRSSYRGLVKIYEGARGAKTNVECDALLLDEEARTDTYPYIEIEEKTARVGHEATVSKINDEQILYLQSRGLSEDQAAGLIVRGFIEPIAKELPLEYAVELNRLIELEMEGSVG; encoded by the coding sequence ATGACCATCAACCCCGAAGTTGGCGACATCAACTCCTCCTACGAGTACGGCTGGAGCAACCCCGAGCGCTACGCGATCAAGGCGCCCAAGGGCCTCTCGCGCGAGGTCGTCGAGATGATTTCCAAGGCCAAGGACGAGCCGCAGTGGATGCTCGACTTCCGTCTCAAGGCGCTCGACATCTTCCTCGCCAAGCCCATGCCCACCTGGGGCGCGGACCTCTCGGGCCTCGACCTCGACGAGATCTACTACTACATCAAGCCCGAAGGCTTCAACGCCCGCTCGTGGGACGACGTGCCCGACGACGTGAAGAAGACCTTCGAGCGCCTGGGCATTCCGGAGGCTGAGCGGGCCGCGCTCGCGGGCGTCGGCGCCCAGTACGAGTCCGAGATGGTCTACCACAACCTCAAGGAGGAGTGGGAGAAGCTCGGCGTGGTGTTCCTGAGCATCGAGGACGGCCTCAAGCAGTACCCCGACCTCTTCCGCGAGCACTTCGCCACCATCGTGCCCCCCGAGGACAACAAGTTCGCGGCGATCAACAGCGCCGTGTGGTCGGGCGGCTCCTTCGTGTACGTGCCCAAGGGCGTCAAGGTGGACATCCCCCTCCAGACGTACTTCCGCATCAACGCGGAGAGCAGCGGGCAGTTCGAGCGCACCCTGATCATCATCGACGAGGGCGCGCAGGCCCACTACATCGAGGGCTGCACGGCTCCGGCGTACAACTCCGACTCCTTCCACTCCGGCGTGATCGAGATCGTGGTGAAAGAAGGCGCGCGCTTCCGCTACTCCACCATCCAGAACTGGAGCCACAACGTCTACAACCTGGTGACCCAGCGGGCCGCCGTATACCAGGGCGGCGTGATGGAGTGGGTGGACGGTAACCTGGGCAGCAAGGTCACCATGAAGTACCCCGCCTGCTACCTGCTCGAGGAGGGCGCGCGCGGCGAGGTGCTGAGCATCGCGATGGCCGGACGCGGCCAGCACCAGGACGCCGGGGCCAAGATCGTCCACTTCGCGCCGTACACCAGCGGTTCGATCGTCTCCAAGTCGATCTCCAAGGATTCGGGCCGCTCCTCCTACCGGGGCCTGGTGAAGATCTACGAGGGGGCGCGCGGCGCCAAGACCAACGTCGAGTGCGACGCCCTGCTGCTCGACGAGGAAGCCCGCACCGACACCTATCCCTACATCGAGATCGAGGAGAAGACGGCGCGCGTGGGCCACGAGGCGACCGTTTCCAAGATCAACGACGAGCAGATCCTGTACCTCCAGTCGCGCGGCCTCTCGGAAGACCAGGCGGCGGGCTTGATCGTGCGCGGCTTTATCGAGCCGATTGCCAAGGAGCTGCCGCTGGAATACGCGGTGGAACTGAACAGGCTGATCGAGCTGGAGATGGAAGGCAGCGTCGGCTGA
- the sufC gene encoding Fe-S cluster assembly ATPase SufC → MTDQPHQIEIRNLHVSVGDMPILKGVNLTVPRGELHAVMGPNGNGKSTLAKVIVGDPEYTVTQGEVLVDGVDILEMEPDERARLGVFLAFQYPVEIPGVTIANFLRLAMQARKPEGEEVSFTEFYGKLQSALKVLEWDESIVERYLNEGFSGGEKKRNEILQMLMLDPRYIIMDETDSGLDVDALRIVARGVNSLRGPSLGGLIITHYQRLLDYIVPDKVHIIVDGRVVQTGGPELAKKLDTEGYDWVKQLAVAGA, encoded by the coding sequence ATGACCGACCAGCCCCACCAAATCGAGATTCGCAACCTGCACGTTTCCGTGGGCGACATGCCCATCCTCAAGGGCGTCAACCTGACCGTGCCGCGCGGCGAGCTGCACGCCGTGATGGGGCCGAACGGCAACGGCAAGAGCACGCTCGCCAAGGTGATCGTGGGCGACCCCGAGTACACCGTGACCCAGGGCGAGGTTCTCGTGGACGGCGTGGACATCCTGGAGATGGAACCCGACGAGCGCGCCCGCCTGGGCGTGTTTCTGGCCTTCCAGTACCCGGTCGAGATTCCCGGCGTGACCATCGCCAACTTCCTGCGCCTCGCCATGCAGGCCCGCAAGCCCGAAGGCGAGGAGGTGAGCTTTACCGAGTTCTACGGCAAGCTGCAAAGCGCCCTGAAGGTGCTGGAGTGGGACGAGAGCATCGTCGAGCGTTACCTCAACGAGGGTTTTTCGGGCGGCGAGAAGAAGCGCAACGAGATTCTCCAGATGCTGATGCTGGACCCCCGCTACATCATCATGGACGAGACCGACTCCGGCCTCGACGTGGACGCCCTGAGGATCGTGGCGCGCGGGGTGAACTCACTGCGCGGCCCCTCCTTGGGCGGATTGATCATCACCCACTACCAGCGCCTGCTGGACTACATCGTGCCCGACAAGGTCCACATCATCGTGGACGGGCGCGTGGTGCAGACCGGCGGCCCCGAACTTGCCAAGAAGCTCGACACCGAAGGCTACGACTGGGTCAAGCAGCTCGCCGTCGCGGGCGCCTGA
- a CDS encoding MotA/TolQ/ExbB proton channel family protein — protein MNLVELLRNAGPLLWVLLALSVYVVYTAAVRAQVLGRLGRDPAALIERTRAVTAESGPAAALTELDRAADPTPAATVLRAGLGRADRGSEAAQAAMNAAVLAEDARLYAGLSALGTAAQVAPLLGLLGTVIGMVRSFIVFSNTANPTPDQLALGISEALINTAAGLIVAIIAYVARNALRAKADRIATQAERVREELPAWLSPRGLGGLPGARPVPEVAMHFEGSGVPVGGAAR, from the coding sequence ATGAATCTCGTCGAGCTGCTCCGGAACGCCGGACCCCTGCTGTGGGTGCTGCTGGCCCTGTCCGTGTACGTCGTCTACACCGCCGCCGTGCGCGCGCAGGTGCTGGGCCGCCTGGGCCGTGACCCGGCGGCCCTGATCGAACGGACGCGGGCGGTGACGGCCGAGAGTGGCCCGGCCGCCGCGCTGACCGAGCTGGACCGCGCCGCCGACCCCACGCCCGCCGCCACCGTGCTGCGCGCGGGCCTGGGCCGCGCCGACCGGGGCAGCGAGGCCGCGCAGGCCGCGATGAACGCCGCCGTCCTGGCCGAGGACGCCCGGCTGTACGCGGGCCTCTCGGCGCTGGGCACGGCCGCGCAGGTCGCGCCGCTGCTGGGGCTGCTGGGCACGGTCATCGGCATGGTGCGCTCGTTCATCGTGTTCAGCAACACCGCCAACCCCACGCCCGATCAACTCGCGCTGGGCATCAGCGAGGCGCTGATCAACACGGCGGCCGGGCTGATCGTGGCGATCATCGCCTACGTGGCCCGCAACGCGCTGAGGGCGAAGGCCGACCGCATCGCGACCCAGGCCGAGCGGGTGCGCGAGGAGTTGCCCGCCTGGCTCAGCCCGCGCGGCCTGGGCGGACTGCCGGGGGCCCGGCCGGTGCCCGAGGTGGCGATGCACTTCGAGGGCAGCGGCGTGCCGGTGGGCGGAGCCGCGCGGTGA
- a CDS encoding biopolymer transporter ExbD: MRRRFREGGDAVTFDFAPMVDIVLLLLIFFFLTSSLGARQNALPLDLPRASTTVQETPALPVVSVDRGGKVYLNGQETTLTRLGGRLKPLLPASGGVVGLRADERGNYGTVVRVMDEIKKAGGERLALGTRTAQGGGQ, encoded by the coding sequence GTGAGGCGGCGCTTTCGGGAGGGCGGCGACGCGGTCACCTTCGATTTCGCGCCGATGGTGGACATCGTGCTGCTGCTGCTGATTTTCTTTTTCCTGACGAGCAGCCTGGGGGCGCGGCAAAACGCCCTGCCGCTCGACCTGCCGCGCGCCAGCACGACCGTGCAGGAGACGCCTGCTCTGCCGGTCGTGAGCGTGGACCGGGGCGGCAAGGTGTACCTGAACGGCCAGGAAACGACCCTGACCCGGCTGGGCGGGCGCCTGAAGCCCCTGCTCCCGGCCTCGGGCGGCGTGGTGGGGTTGCGCGCCGACGAGCGCGGCAACTACGGCACGGTGGTCCGGGTGATGGACGAGATCAAGAAGGCGGGCGGCGAGCGCCTCGCCCTGGGCACCCGCACGGCCCAGGGCGGCGGGCAGTGA
- a CDS encoding Nif3-like dinuclear metal center hexameric protein, whose product MTPPPPNAPTLTDLAHWLSAALDDPAPLRRDGPAEVRRLALALEPADLPPTLEADALFLHRSRRIGDGWPGLGVLSVHDGFDQQLTTGPNRRLAVKLGWREVREVVWEGRTVGLSATPPQPRWIDLRAALHAELGGEDTSWPPEPASAPLRLALMNAMNPALIGHVAALGVRVYLTGQLRPSAAGAARGLGLGVIALGHRRSELWGLHQLARELRAAFPELETEVYPLAEPR is encoded by the coding sequence ATGACCCCGCCTCCTCCGAACGCGCCCACCCTGACTGATCTGGCCCACTGGCTGAGCGCCGCGCTGGATGACCCCGCGCCGCTGCGCCGGGACGGCCCCGCCGAGGTGCGGCGGCTGGCCCTCGCGCTGGAACCCGCCGACCTGCCCCCCACGCTGGAGGCCGACGCCCTCTTTTTGCACCGCTCACGCCGCATCGGGGACGGCTGGCCGGGCCTGGGCGTATTGAGCGTCCACGACGGCTTCGACCAGCAGCTCACGACCGGGCCGAACCGGCGGCTGGCGGTCAAGCTGGGCTGGCGGGAGGTGCGCGAGGTGGTCTGGGAGGGCCGGACCGTGGGCCTGAGCGCCACACCGCCGCAGCCGCGCTGGATTGACTTGCGCGCCGCCCTGCACGCCGAACTGGGCGGCGAGGACACCTCCTGGCCGCCGGAACCCGCTTCGGCTCCGCTGCGGCTGGCGCTGATGAACGCGATGAATCCGGCGCTGATCGGACACGTCGCGGCCCTCGGGGTGCGGGTCTACCTGACCGGGCAACTGCGGCCCTCGGCGGCGGGGGCGGCGCGGGGCCTGGGCCTGGGCGTGATCGCGCTGGGCCACCGCCGCAGCGAGCTGTGGGGGCTGCACCAGCTTGCCCGCGAACTGCGCGCGGCTTTTCCGGAGCTGGAGACGGAGGTGTATCCGCTCGCTGAGCCGCGCTGA
- a CDS encoding AAA family ATPase yields MRPTLHLLVGLPGSGKTTLARRLEAEHRALRLTPDEWMQPLFGEGEAGGKRWVLESELLWGVAARVLGLGVGVVLDFGLWAREERDDFRARGEALGARVELVWLDLPREDLWRRLEARNGTRPPGTFAITRAELDGWWDLFQRPGADELGQGGWRILGHDPASSERAHPD; encoded by the coding sequence ATGCGTCCCACCCTCCACCTCCTCGTGGGCCTCCCCGGTTCCGGCAAGACCACGCTGGCGCGGCGGCTGGAGGCCGAACACCGGGCCTTGCGGCTGACGCCCGACGAGTGGATGCAGCCCCTGTTCGGTGAGGGCGAGGCCGGGGGCAAGCGCTGGGTGCTGGAAAGCGAGTTGCTGTGGGGCGTGGCGGCGCGGGTGCTGGGCCTGGGGGTGGGCGTGGTGCTCGACTTCGGCCTGTGGGCACGGGAGGAACGCGACGATTTCCGGGCGCGGGGCGAGGCGCTGGGAGCGCGGGTGGAACTGGTCTGGCTGGACCTGCCGCGCGAGGACCTGTGGCGGCGGCTGGAGGCCCGCAACGGCACCCGCCCTCCAGGCACGTTTGCCATCACCCGGGCGGAGCTGGACGGGTGGTGGGACCTGTTTCAACGCCCCGGGGCAGACGAGCTGGGCCAGGGTGGATGGCGCATCCTGGGGCATGACCCCGCCTCCTCCGAACGCGCCCACCCTGACTGA
- a CDS encoding valine--tRNA ligase has translation MTDLPTLPDTNDTALGKAFDPAAIEPAWAARWRGEPFRADATSGKPPFTIVIPPPNVTGNLHLGHALDNTLIDTLIRYKRMAGFEAMYLPGTDHAGISTQVVVERQLKNEGLTRFDLGREAFLERVWGWKAQSGGIILEQLTRLGVSADWTRERFTMDEGLSKAVRAQFVRLYHQGLAYRGERIVNWDPASQTTLSELEIDREVRKGKMSTLSYKLEDPSVPASNGDPGEIRIATVRPETIFADQAIAVHPEDERFGHLIGQRARIPLTDRFIPVIADEAVEREFGVGALKITPAHDPTDFEIGERHGLARPSVIDLHGHLTSDLVPEAFRGMERFAARKAVVAALTESGDLIEEKDHDTAIGLSERTKVAVEPIVSTQWFVNMKPMAARVLEGLDAGEIRLTPERYTKVNRDWLENIRDWNISRQLWWGHQIPAWYDEDGNVYVPDPENPELDCDQDPRYAHLNLRRDPDVFDTWFSSNLWPFSTMGWPDTDCEDYRKFYPTQVLVTGYDILFFWVARMQMAGYAMTGQAPFETVMLHGLYLDAKGQKMSKSKGNGIDPLELFGEYGVDACRFAFTSLSTGGQDIRHDPRRFEQGRNFANKLWNAARFARLRLAEGAPGLTGDDALTRYVRGAVSAAEGEPLRSRDALAALRTREDLTPADRWIISRLNTVTAEASAQLDAFDIGAAIRTLYAFTWDEFCDWYIEAAKPALAAGQLGTLGTLKAVLEHILKLLHPFMPFITSELYAHLGHRRQLALHAWPQPDPDLHDAEATRVFGALRAAVSAARSLKNELGLSPQDRLEVAVEGDLAPTVAQNARVVEGIARVSLVPELPGRTLSAVEAGVTVRAPLEGTVNVADWLGKQKKRLAEFDKQIKQAQGKLGNAGFVARAPAEVIEEERRRVADFGAQKERLEQVLAQFA, from the coding sequence ATGACCGATCTCCCTACCCTCCCCGACACGAACGACACCGCCCTCGGCAAGGCCTTTGACCCGGCCGCCATCGAACCGGCCTGGGCCGCGCGCTGGCGGGGCGAGCCGTTCCGCGCCGACGCGACGAGCGGCAAGCCGCCCTTTACCATCGTGATTCCGCCGCCCAACGTGACCGGCAACCTGCACCTGGGCCACGCGCTGGACAACACCCTGATCGACACCCTGATCCGCTACAAGCGCATGGCAGGCTTCGAGGCGATGTACCTGCCCGGCACGGACCACGCGGGCATCTCCACGCAGGTGGTGGTGGAGCGGCAGCTGAAAAACGAGGGGCTGACCCGCTTCGACCTGGGCCGCGAGGCCTTTCTGGAGCGGGTCTGGGGCTGGAAGGCGCAGTCGGGCGGCATCATTCTGGAGCAGCTCACCCGCCTGGGCGTCTCGGCGGACTGGACCCGCGAGCGTTTCACGATGGACGAGGGACTGAGCAAGGCGGTGCGCGCCCAGTTCGTGCGGCTCTACCACCAGGGCCTCGCCTACCGGGGCGAGCGCATCGTGAACTGGGACCCGGCCAGCCAGACCACCCTCTCGGAGCTGGAAATCGACCGCGAGGTCCGCAAGGGCAAGATGTCCACCCTCTCCTACAAGCTCGAGGACCCCAGCGTTCCGGCCAGCAACGGCGACCCCGGCGAGATCCGCATCGCCACCGTGCGCCCGGAGACGATCTTCGCGGACCAGGCCATCGCGGTGCATCCCGAAGACGAACGATTCGGCCACCTGATCGGCCAGCGGGCGCGGATTCCCCTGACCGACCGCTTTATCCCGGTCATCGCGGACGAGGCGGTGGAGCGCGAGTTCGGCGTCGGGGCGCTGAAGATCACGCCCGCGCACGACCCCACCGACTTCGAGATCGGGGAGCGGCATGGCCTGGCGCGCCCCAGCGTGATCGACCTGCACGGCCACCTGACTTCCGACCTCGTGCCGGAGGCGTTCCGGGGAATGGAACGCTTCGCCGCCCGCAAGGCGGTCGTGGCCGCGCTGACCGAGTCCGGCGACCTGATCGAGGAAAAGGACCACGACACCGCCATCGGCCTCAGCGAGCGGACGAAGGTGGCCGTCGAACCCATCGTCAGCACCCAGTGGTTCGTGAACATGAAGCCGATGGCGGCGCGGGTGCTGGAGGGGCTGGACGCGGGCGAGATCCGGCTCACGCCCGAGCGCTATACCAAAGTCAACCGCGACTGGCTGGAGAACATCCGCGACTGGAACATCTCGCGCCAGCTGTGGTGGGGCCACCAGATTCCCGCGTGGTACGACGAGGACGGCAATGTCTACGTGCCCGACCCGGAAAATCCCGAGCTGGACTGCGACCAAGACCCGCGCTACGCACATCTGAATCTGCGCCGTGACCCTGACGTGTTCGACACGTGGTTTTCCTCCAACCTCTGGCCCTTCTCCACGATGGGCTGGCCCGACACCGACTGCGAGGACTACCGCAAGTTCTACCCGACGCAGGTGCTCGTGACCGGCTACGACATCCTCTTCTTCTGGGTGGCGCGGATGCAGATGGCCGGGTACGCGATGACCGGGCAGGCGCCCTTTGAGACGGTGATGCTGCACGGCCTCTACCTCGACGCCAAGGGCCAGAAGATGTCCAAGAGCAAGGGCAACGGCATCGACCCGCTGGAGCTGTTCGGCGAGTACGGGGTGGACGCCTGCCGTTTCGCCTTCACCAGCCTCAGCACGGGCGGGCAGGACATCCGGCACGACCCCCGGAGATTCGAGCAGGGACGCAACTTTGCCAACAAGCTGTGGAACGCGGCCCGCTTCGCCCGGCTGCGGCTCGCGGAGGGGGCGCCGGGCCTGACGGGTGACGACGCGCTGACCCGCTATGTGCGAGGCGCCGTGAGTGCGGCAGAAGGCGAGCCGCTGCGCAGCCGCGACGCCCTGGCGGCCCTGCGGACCCGCGAGGACCTGACCCCCGCCGACCGCTGGATCATCAGTCGCCTGAACACGGTGACCGCCGAGGCCAGCGCGCAACTGGACGCCTTCGACATCGGCGCGGCGATCCGCACCCTCTACGCCTTTACCTGGGACGAGTTCTGCGACTGGTACATCGAGGCGGCCAAGCCCGCGCTCGCCGCCGGGCAACTGGGCACCCTGGGGACCCTCAAGGCCGTGCTGGAGCATATCCTGAAGCTGCTGCACCCCTTCATGCCCTTTATCACCTCCGAGCTGTACGCGCATCTCGGCCACCGCCGCCAGCTCGCGCTGCACGCCTGGCCGCAACCCGACCCCGACCTGCACGACGCGGAGGCCACCCGCGTCTTCGGCGCCCTGCGCGCCGCCGTGAGCGCCGCCCGCAGCCTCAAGAACGAGCTGGGCCTCTCGCCGCAAGACCGCCTGGAGGTGGCCGTGGAGGGCGACCTGGCCCCGACTGTGGCGCAGAATGCCCGGGTGGTCGAGGGCATCGCCCGGGTGTCGCTGGTGCCGGAGCTGCCGGGCCGGACCCTGAGCGCCGTCGAGGCGGGCGTGACCGTCCGCGCCCCGCTGGAGGGTACGGTGAACGTGGCCGACTGGCTGGGCAAGCAGAAGAAGCGCCTGGCCGAGTTCGACAAGCAGATCAAGCAGGCGCAGGGCAAGCTGGGCAACGCGGGCTTCGTGGCCCGCGCTCCGGCCGAGGTGATCGAGGAGGAGCGGCGCCGGGTGGCGGACTTCGGGGCGCAGAAGGAGCGGCTGGAGCAGGTGCTGGCGCAGTTCGCGTAA
- a CDS encoding NUDIX hydrolase, with amino-acid sequence MEPARIQQTGYALPLTEARTLAARLRCREKVLAYVTRRPDELLVFEHESKFVDAGVQVPAGGVEPGETPEAAARRETLEESGLSLSGPVHLASCHWRRGERSQVWHYYWLTAPPGTPDAWTHRVTDGERDKALLFHLRFAPLSRPELIQGYGYDAALPHLTRHLAALQGVPA; translated from the coding sequence ATGGAACCAGCGCGGATTCAGCAGACCGGATATGCATTGCCCCTGACCGAGGCGCGGACCCTGGCCGCCCGCCTGAGGTGCCGGGAAAAAGTCCTGGCGTATGTCACCCGCCGCCCGGATGAACTTCTCGTCTTCGAGCATGAGTCCAAGTTCGTGGACGCGGGCGTTCAGGTCCCCGCCGGAGGAGTGGAACCCGGCGAGACGCCGGAAGCGGCAGCCCGGCGCGAGACGCTGGAGGAAAGCGGCCTCAGCCTGAGTGGCCCCGTCCATCTCGCCTCCTGCCACTGGCGGCGCGGCGAGCGGTCCCAGGTCTGGCACTATTACTGGCTGACCGCCCCGCCCGGAACACCGGATGCCTGGACGCACCGGGTCACCGACGGCGAACGCGACAAGGCCCTGCTATTTCACCTGCGCTTTGCCCCGCTCAGCCGCCCGGAACTCATCCAGGGCTACGGCTACGACGCCGCCCTCCCCCACCTGACCCGGCACCTCGCCGCCCTCCAAGGAGTCCCCGCATGA
- a CDS encoding DUF4388 domain-containing protein translates to MLRGDLAVFPFMPVMQMLLSSGRAGRLSVSHARGGELWLEPGELVHARAGGLTGDGALQVLSSLDGGQFTFAPDVAASERSLSLRRDAALRRLIEESDAWGELLRAFPDWSRPLRFTARWTDAQPVTRAQYLALSLVPEALPLRTVLERSGQPPRTTLTTLHAFLAAGLIEVA, encoded by the coding sequence ATGCTGCGCGGTGATCTGGCGGTCTTCCCCTTCATGCCTGTCATGCAGATGCTGCTGTCGAGTGGCCGGGCCGGGCGCCTGAGCGTGTCGCACGCGCGGGGCGGCGAGCTGTGGCTGGAACCGGGCGAACTCGTGCACGCGCGGGCGGGCGGGCTGACCGGCGACGGCGCCTTGCAGGTGCTGAGCAGCCTGGACGGCGGGCAATTTACCTTCGCGCCCGACGTGGCCGCCAGCGAGCGCAGCCTCAGCCTGCGCCGTGACGCGGCCCTGCGCCGCTTGATCGAGGAATCGGACGCCTGGGGCGAGCTGCTGCGCGCCTTTCCCGACTGGAGCCGCCCGCTGCGCTTCACCGCGCGGTGGACCGACGCCCAGCCGGTGACCCGCGCGCAGTACCTGGCCCTGAGCCTGGTGCCCGAGGCCCTGCCGCTGCGAACCGTGCTGGAGCGCAGCGGCCAGCCTCCCCGGACGACCCTGACGACGCTGCACGCTTTTCTGGCGGCGGGTCTGATTGAAGTGGCCTGA